One Mycolicibacterium fluoranthenivorans DNA segment encodes these proteins:
- a CDS encoding 5-formyltetrahydrofolate cyclo-ligase, protein MAILTKPVLRMRILAARRTVTSQQKRAESAALQTHLTAHLSSRARPGDTVCGYVPVGAEPGSVAMLDALTHAGVRVLLPVARNGEPMQWGEYVPGRLVAAPFGLREPAPPWREPEAISTATVVLVPALAVDRRGARLGRGAGFYDRALPLADPHAQLIAVVRDDELVDEVPVEPHDVPMTHALTPERGVVALPSRE, encoded by the coding sequence GTGGCAATCCTGACAAAACCCGTGCTCCGGATGCGAATTCTGGCGGCTCGCCGCACAGTAACCTCGCAGCAGAAGCGGGCCGAGTCGGCCGCTCTGCAAACTCATCTGACCGCCCACCTGTCGTCGCGAGCCCGGCCCGGCGACACGGTGTGCGGCTACGTACCCGTAGGGGCGGAACCGGGTTCGGTGGCGATGCTCGACGCGCTCACCCACGCCGGAGTGCGGGTGCTGCTGCCGGTCGCCCGCAACGGAGAGCCGATGCAGTGGGGCGAGTACGTGCCCGGCCGACTGGTCGCGGCGCCGTTCGGGTTGCGCGAACCGGCGCCGCCGTGGCGGGAACCCGAGGCGATCAGCACCGCGACGGTGGTGTTGGTGCCCGCGCTGGCGGTCGACCGGCGCGGGGCGCGACTCGGCCGCGGCGCGGGTTTCTACGATCGAGCGCTGCCACTGGCCGATCCGCACGCTCAGCTGATCGCGGTGGTGCGCGATGACGAACTGGTCGACGAGGTGCCCGTCGAACCCCATGACGTGCCGATGACGCACGCCCTCACCCCGGAGCGGGGCGTCGTGGCGCTGCCGAGCCGGGAATGA
- a CDS encoding HAMP domain-containing sensor histidine kinase: MNAVKAPHRRYSTVRNVSSVSLRWRVMLLAMSMVAMVVVLMAVAVYVVVSRSVFADIDNQLHSRAQLLIESGSLAADPGKAIEGTAYSDVNAMLVSPGRYIYTANQQGQTLPLGAPEKAVVQGELLMSLRTVNNQRVLAVHLADGNSLLISKSLAPTLALLKRLGTVLAIVGGAGMAVAAIAGGMVARAGLRPVGRLTQAAERVARTDDLRPIPVVGTDELARLTEAFNMMLRALAESRERQARLVTDAGHELRTPLTSLRTNVELLIASMAPGAPRLPDDEMAGLQADVVAQIGELSTLVGDLVDLSRDDAGVVIHEAVDISEVVERSLERVRRRRGDIEFDADVISWQVYGDAAGLSRAVLNLLDNAAKWSPPGGRVSVRLQQRDAVHAELVVADRGPGIPPEERDLVFERFYRSTSARAMPGSGLGLAIVKQVVLKHGGTLRVEDTVPGGDPPGTSIRVLLPGRRAIPESTVDMPAATRAVNSVDGAVAGAENN, encoded by the coding sequence ATGAACGCCGTGAAAGCGCCTCATCGTCGTTACAGCACGGTTCGCAATGTCAGTTCGGTCTCGCTGCGCTGGCGGGTGATGCTGCTGGCGATGTCGATGGTGGCCATGGTCGTGGTCCTGATGGCCGTCGCCGTCTACGTGGTGGTGTCGCGTTCGGTGTTCGCCGATATCGACAATCAGCTGCACAGCCGGGCCCAGCTGCTCATCGAGAGCGGGTCGCTGGCCGCGGATCCGGGTAAGGCCATCGAGGGCACCGCCTATTCGGATGTGAACGCCATGCTGGTCAGCCCCGGCCGCTATATCTACACGGCCAATCAGCAGGGCCAGACGCTGCCACTGGGCGCGCCCGAGAAGGCGGTGGTGCAGGGCGAGCTGCTCATGTCGCTGCGCACCGTCAACAACCAGCGGGTGCTGGCCGTCCATCTCGCCGACGGTAACTCGCTGCTGATCTCCAAGAGTCTCGCGCCGACGCTGGCACTGCTCAAACGGCTGGGCACAGTGCTGGCCATCGTGGGCGGCGCGGGGATGGCGGTGGCCGCCATCGCCGGCGGGATGGTGGCCCGCGCCGGCCTGCGTCCGGTGGGCAGGCTGACCCAGGCCGCCGAACGGGTGGCTCGCACCGACGACCTGCGGCCGATCCCGGTGGTGGGCACCGACGAACTCGCCCGGCTCACCGAGGCTTTCAACATGATGCTGCGCGCCCTGGCCGAATCCAGGGAACGCCAGGCCAGACTCGTCACCGATGCCGGACACGAACTGCGCACGCCGCTGACTTCGCTGCGTACCAACGTCGAGCTGCTGATCGCCTCCATGGCGCCGGGGGCGCCCCGGCTACCCGACGACGAGATGGCCGGCCTGCAAGCCGACGTGGTCGCTCAGATCGGCGAATTGTCCACCCTGGTGGGCGATTTGGTGGACCTCAGCCGGGACGACGCCGGTGTCGTCATCCACGAGGCGGTGGACATCTCCGAGGTGGTGGAACGCTCGTTGGAGCGGGTGCGCCGCCGCCGCGGCGATATCGAGTTCGACGCCGACGTCATCTCGTGGCAGGTCTACGGCGATGCCGCGGGGCTGTCCAGGGCAGTGCTCAATTTGCTGGACAACGCAGCGAAATGGAGTCCGCCCGGCGGCCGGGTGTCGGTACGGCTCCAGCAGCGCGACGCCGTGCACGCGGAACTGGTGGTGGCCGATCGCGGGCCGGGCATTCCGCCCGAGGAGCGTGACCTGGTCTTCGAACGGTTCTACCGGTCGACGTCGGCCCGGGCCATGCCCGGCTCCGGTCTCGGCCTGGCGATCGTCAAACAGGTGGTGCTCAAACACGGTGGGACTCTTCGGGTCGAGGACACCGTGCCGGGTGGCGACCCGCCGGGCACCTCGATCCGGGTACTGCTGCCGGGTCGGCGGGCGATCCCCGAAAGCACTGTCGACATGCCCGCCGCGACACGCGCCGTCAATTCAGTGGACGGTGCGGTGGCCGGCGCGGAGAATAATTGA
- a CDS encoding MogA/MoaB family molybdenum cofactor biosynthesis protein, with translation MEQPGSMVGRALVVVVDDRTAHGEEDHSGPLVTELLGEAGFLVDGVVVVSADEVEIRNALNTAVIGGVDLVISVGGTGVSPRDVTPEATVDILDRELLGISEALRASGLSAGIIDAGVSRGLAGISGSTLVVNIAGSRAAVRDGMATLGPLAGQIIGQLSSLDI, from the coding sequence ATGGAACAACCTGGGTCGATGGTAGGGCGTGCACTCGTCGTCGTGGTCGACGACCGGACTGCACATGGGGAAGAAGATCACAGCGGGCCGTTGGTCACCGAGCTGCTCGGAGAGGCCGGATTCCTGGTCGATGGCGTCGTGGTGGTGTCCGCCGATGAGGTGGAGATCCGCAACGCGCTCAACACGGCGGTGATCGGTGGGGTGGATCTGGTCATCTCTGTCGGTGGCACGGGTGTGAGTCCGCGCGATGTGACCCCAGAGGCCACCGTCGACATCCTGGACCGCGAGCTGCTCGGCATCTCGGAGGCGCTGCGGGCGTCGGGACTGTCCGCCGGCATCATCGACGCCGGTGTCTCGCGGGGTCTGGCCGGTATCTCGGGCAGCACCCTCGTGGTGAACATCGCGGGTTCGCGGGCTGCAGTGCGCGACGGAATGGCCACCCTGGGCCCCCTCGCGGGCCAGATCATCGGCCAGCTCTCGAGCCTGGACATTTAG
- the rpmF gene encoding 50S ribosomal protein L32: protein MAVPKRRMSRSNTRSRRAQWKTEATGLVNVNVAGQQHKVPRRLLKAARLGLVDLDRK, encoded by the coding sequence ATGGCTGTGCCCAAGCGCCGGATGTCGCGCTCGAACACCCGTAGCCGCCGCGCGCAGTGGAAGACCGAGGCCACCGGCCTGGTCAACGTCAATGTCGCCGGTCAGCAGCACAAGGTGCCGCGTCGCCTGCTCAAGGCTGCCCGTCTCGGCCTCGTTGACCTCGACCGCAAGTAA
- a CDS encoding SAF domain-containing protein, whose translation MGESLNPALWTRVRQALRPEWTQTVTARRIAAGLLVVLAAIAALRPDPDTARRPVLVAARDLAPGTALTPSDVRVETRSVTAVPDGAQSDVAAVLDATLAGPARRGEVLTDVRLLGSRLAEATAGPDARIVSLHLADDALVDLIRPGDVVDVLAGDSTSAGTEGRPEVIATDAVVTLVSPRATGPSADADRVVLVTLPRTAAHQVAGTALTRQITVTFH comes from the coding sequence GTGGGGGAATCACTGAATCCTGCGCTGTGGACACGCGTACGCCAGGCCCTGCGCCCCGAGTGGACCCAGACCGTCACTGCCCGTCGTATCGCGGCGGGTTTGCTCGTGGTCCTCGCGGCCATCGCGGCGCTGCGTCCCGACCCGGACACCGCGCGACGTCCGGTTCTCGTCGCGGCGCGCGATCTGGCGCCCGGCACCGCTCTCACCCCCTCCGACGTCCGGGTCGAGACCCGCTCGGTGACAGCCGTCCCCGACGGCGCACAGAGCGATGTCGCGGCCGTCCTGGACGCCACGCTGGCCGGCCCGGCGCGCCGGGGTGAGGTGCTCACCGATGTGCGGCTGCTCGGCTCGCGTCTGGCCGAGGCCACGGCTGGGCCGGACGCCCGCATCGTCTCGCTGCACCTGGCCGATGATGCGCTGGTCGATCTGATCCGGCCCGGTGATGTGGTCGACGTGCTGGCCGGTGACAGCACCTCGGCCGGGACCGAGGGCCGCCCCGAAGTGATCGCCACCGACGCCGTGGTGACCCTGGTGTCACCGCGCGCGACGGGTCCGTCGGCCGATGCCGACCGGGTCGTGCTGGTGACGTTGCCCCGGACAGCGGCCCACCAGGTGGCCGGGACGGCACTGACCAGGCAGATCACGGTCACCTTCCACTGA
- a CDS encoding S1C family serine protease yields MTNHPRYTPPQRPGGYEPGAGYSPPHGVPQTGYQQSYDWRYAQQPRQQHPPQPQYDPYRPAGGPGPVPGRRPEKRSRTGALVAGAIAVAVVSAGVGGGVAVLAQPDRTTATTSFGGATPGVPAANLPVGSVEQVAAKVVPSVVKLETDMGRASEEGSGIILSTDGLILTNNHVVAGAGPGGPSAPGAPSAGGAAQTKVTFADGRTATYSVVGTDPSSDIAVVRAQGVSGLTPITVGSSENLRVGQDVVAIGSPLGLEGTVTTGIVSALNRPVAAGGDAKNQNTVLDAIQTDAAINPGNSGGALVNMNGELVGVNSAIATLGGDSGQSQSGSIGLGFAIPVDQAKRIADELVQNGTATHASLGVQVGNDAGVDGAKIVEVTAGGAAASAGLPSGVVVTKVDDRVIGSADALVAAVRSKAPGTKITLTYLDQSGKPATVDVTLGKAAQ; encoded by the coding sequence ATGACGAACCACCCCAGGTACACGCCCCCGCAGCGCCCCGGCGGGTATGAACCGGGGGCCGGGTACTCCCCGCCGCACGGTGTTCCGCAAACCGGCTACCAGCAGTCGTACGACTGGCGATACGCGCAGCAACCCCGTCAACAGCACCCGCCGCAGCCTCAGTACGACCCGTATCGACCCGCCGGAGGGCCGGGTCCGGTGCCCGGACGTCGTCCGGAAAAGCGTTCGCGCACAGGTGCTTTGGTCGCCGGAGCGATCGCCGTCGCGGTGGTGTCGGCCGGAGTCGGCGGCGGGGTGGCCGTCTTGGCCCAGCCGGACCGGACCACGGCCACCACCTCTTTCGGTGGCGCCACCCCGGGTGTCCCGGCCGCCAACCTGCCGGTGGGCTCCGTCGAGCAGGTCGCCGCCAAGGTGGTGCCCAGCGTCGTCAAGCTGGAGACCGATATGGGCCGGGCGTCCGAGGAGGGCTCAGGCATCATCTTGAGCACCGACGGGCTGATCCTCACCAACAACCATGTGGTGGCCGGCGCGGGTCCAGGGGGCCCCTCCGCACCCGGGGCGCCGTCCGCCGGTGGTGCCGCACAGACCAAGGTGACCTTCGCCGACGGCCGGACCGCGACGTACAGCGTCGTCGGGACCGATCCCAGCAGCGATATCGCGGTCGTGCGCGCACAGGGCGTGTCCGGCCTCACCCCGATCACGGTGGGCTCCTCGGAGAATCTGCGGGTGGGCCAGGACGTGGTGGCGATCGGCTCGCCACTCGGACTGGAGGGCACCGTCACCACCGGCATCGTCAGTGCGTTGAACCGGCCGGTGGCCGCCGGCGGCGATGCCAAGAACCAGAACACCGTGCTCGACGCCATCCAGACCGATGCCGCGATCAATCCCGGTAACTCCGGCGGCGCGCTGGTCAACATGAACGGTGAGCTGGTGGGCGTGAACTCGGCCATCGCCACCCTCGGTGGCGATTCGGGCCAGTCCCAGAGCGGTTCGATCGGGCTCGGCTTCGCGATCCCGGTGGACCAGGCGAAGCGGATCGCCGACGAGCTGGTCCAGAACGGGACCGCCACACACGCCTCGCTGGGCGTGCAGGTCGGTAATGACGCGGGTGTCGACGGTGCCAAGATCGTCGAGGTGACCGCGGGCGGCGCGGCCGCGTCGGCGGGCCTGCCCAGCGGTGTGGTGGTGACCAAGGTCGATGACCGGGTGATCGGCAGCGCGGACGCGTTGGTGGCGGCGGTGCGATCCAAAGCACCCGGCACCAAGATCACCCTGACCTACCTGGATCAGTCCGGGAAGCCGGCCACGGTGGACGTCACCCTGGGCAAGGCCGCGCAGTGA
- a CDS encoding response regulator transcription factor — MRILVVDDDRAVRESLRRSLSFNGYSVELAQDGVEALDLISSDRPDALVLDVMMPRLDGLEVCRHLRSTGDDLPILVLTARDSVSERVAGLDAGADDYLPKPFALEELLARMRALLRRRVPDDSSESRALTFSDLSLDPVTREVTRGERSISLTRTEFSLLEMLIANPRRVLTRSRILEEVWGFDFPTSGNALEVYVGYLRRKTEAEGEPRLIHTVRGVGYVLRETPP, encoded by the coding sequence GTGCGCATTCTTGTCGTTGACGACGATCGCGCGGTGCGCGAATCACTGCGCCGGTCGCTCTCTTTCAACGGGTACTCGGTCGAGTTGGCCCAGGATGGTGTCGAGGCACTGGATCTGATTTCCAGTGACCGTCCGGACGCCCTGGTCCTGGATGTCATGATGCCGAGGCTCGATGGCCTGGAGGTCTGCCGGCATCTTCGGAGCACCGGTGACGATCTGCCGATCCTGGTGCTGACCGCCCGTGATTCGGTATCCGAACGGGTGGCCGGCCTCGATGCGGGCGCCGATGACTACCTGCCCAAGCCGTTCGCGCTCGAGGAGCTGCTGGCCCGGATGCGGGCGCTGCTCCGGCGCCGGGTGCCCGACGACAGCAGCGAATCCCGCGCACTGACCTTCTCGGATCTGAGCCTGGATCCCGTCACCCGCGAGGTCACCCGCGGTGAGCGGTCCATCAGCCTCACCCGCACCGAGTTCTCCTTGCTGGAGATGCTGATCGCCAATCCGCGCCGGGTGCTCACCCGCAGCCGCATTCTCGAAGAGGTGTGGGGATTCGATTTCCCGACATCGGGCAATGCTCTCGAGGTGTATGTCGGATACCTACGGCGCAAGACCGAGGCCGAAGGAGAACCGCGGCTGATCCACACCGTGCGCGGGGTGGGTTATGTGCTGCGTGAAACGCCACCCTGA
- the glp gene encoding gephyrin-like molybdotransferase Glp: MRSVEEQQARVGAAAVAPRPVRVAIAESQGLMCAEEVVTERPLPGFDQAAIDGYAVRSVDVVAVGGTDDDGVSREVSLPVVGHVDAGARTPSRLQPRQAARVQTGAPMPTLADAVLPLRWTDGGQSRVRVLRGVRSGAYVRRTGDDVQPGDVAVRAGTIIGAAQVGLLAAVGRDRVLVHPRPRMSVLSVGGELVDVSRTPGNGQVYDVNSYALAAAGRDAGAEVNRVGIVSADPGELREVVEGQISRSEVVVIAGAVGGAAAESVRSVLSGLGEMEVVRVAMHPGSVQGFGQLGRDGVPVFLLPANPVSALVVFEVMVRPLIRMSLGKRQPMRRVIQARTLAPISSVAGRKGYLRGQLMRDQDTGEYLVQALGGTPGASSHLLATLAEANCLVIVPSEAEQIRTGEVVDVAFLAQRG; the protein is encoded by the coding sequence GTGCGTTCGGTTGAGGAGCAGCAAGCTCGAGTAGGGGCTGCTGCGGTGGCGCCCCGGCCGGTACGGGTGGCGATCGCCGAATCACAGGGCCTGATGTGTGCCGAAGAGGTGGTCACCGAGCGGCCCCTGCCGGGCTTCGATCAGGCTGCCATCGACGGGTACGCCGTCCGTAGCGTCGACGTGGTCGCGGTCGGCGGTACCGACGACGACGGCGTGAGCCGCGAGGTGAGCCTGCCGGTGGTCGGTCACGTGGATGCCGGTGCGCGGACTCCGAGCAGGTTGCAGCCGCGCCAAGCCGCCCGGGTGCAGACCGGTGCGCCGATGCCCACCCTGGCCGATGCGGTGTTACCGCTGCGCTGGACCGACGGCGGTCAGTCGCGGGTGCGGGTGCTGCGCGGGGTGCGCTCGGGTGCCTATGTGCGCCGGACCGGCGACGATGTCCAGCCGGGCGATGTGGCGGTGCGCGCGGGCACGATCATCGGGGCGGCTCAGGTGGGTCTGCTGGCGGCGGTCGGCCGGGACCGGGTGCTGGTGCATCCGCGCCCCCGGATGTCGGTGCTCTCGGTGGGCGGCGAACTGGTCGACGTGTCGCGGACGCCGGGCAACGGGCAGGTCTACGACGTCAACTCCTATGCCTTGGCCGCGGCCGGGCGCGATGCCGGTGCCGAGGTCAATCGGGTCGGGATCGTCAGCGCCGACCCGGGGGAGCTGCGCGAGGTCGTCGAGGGGCAGATCAGCAGGTCCGAGGTGGTGGTCATCGCCGGAGCGGTGGGCGGGGCGGCCGCGGAATCGGTCCGCTCGGTGCTCTCCGGGCTGGGGGAGATGGAAGTGGTGCGGGTGGCCATGCACCCCGGTTCGGTGCAGGGCTTCGGACAACTCGGGCGCGACGGTGTTCCGGTGTTCCTGCTGCCGGCCAATCCGGTGAGCGCCCTGGTGGTCTTCGAGGTGATGGTGCGTCCGCTGATCCGGATGTCGCTGGGCAAGCGGCAGCCGATGCGCCGGGTGATCCAGGCCAGGACCTTGGCGCCGATCAGTTCGGTGGCCGGGCGCAAGGGTTACCTGCGCGGGCAGTTGATGCGGGATCAGGACACCGGTGAGTATCTGGTGCAGGCCCTCGGTGGCACGCCCGGCGCGTCCTCACACCTGTTGGCCACCCTGGCCGAGGCGAACTGTCTGGTGATCGTGCCGAGCGAAGCCGAGCAGATCCGCACCGGCGAGGTCGTCGACGTTGCATTCCTCGCACAGCGCGGCTGA
- a CDS encoding UTP--glucose-1-phosphate uridylyltransferase — protein MTQAQVKIPRTAVVPAAGLGTRFLPATKTVPKELLPVVDTPGIELVAAEAAEAGAERLVIITSEGKDGVVAHFVEDLVLEGTLEARGKHVMLEKVRRAPALIKVESVVQAEPLGLGHAVGCVEHKLLPDEDAIAVLLPDDLVLPTGVLETMSKVRAKRGGSVLCAIEVPEDEISAYGVFDVEVVPDAANPNVLRVKGMVEKPKKEDAPSLFAAAGRYVLDRAIFDALRRVDRGVGGEIQLTDAIALLIEEGHPVHVVVHRGSRHDLGNPGGYLKAAVDFALERDDYGPELRRWLVERLDLVEK, from the coding sequence ATGACACAGGCACAGGTCAAGATTCCGCGGACGGCCGTCGTACCCGCCGCTGGTCTGGGGACGCGCTTCCTCCCGGCCACCAAGACGGTTCCCAAAGAATTGCTGCCGGTGGTGGACACCCCGGGGATCGAGCTCGTGGCCGCTGAAGCCGCCGAGGCCGGAGCCGAACGACTGGTGATCATCACCTCCGAAGGCAAGGACGGTGTCGTCGCGCATTTCGTCGAGGACCTGGTCCTGGAGGGCACGCTGGAAGCCCGCGGCAAGCACGTGATGCTGGAAAAGGTCCGTCGTGCACCGGCCTTGATCAAGGTCGAGTCGGTGGTGCAGGCCGAACCGCTCGGGCTGGGCCACGCGGTCGGCTGCGTCGAGCACAAGTTGCTGCCCGACGAGGACGCCATCGCGGTGCTGCTGCCCGATGATCTGGTGCTGCCGACCGGGGTACTGGAGACGATGTCGAAGGTGCGGGCCAAGCGAGGTGGCTCGGTGCTGTGTGCCATCGAGGTACCCGAGGACGAGATCAGCGCCTACGGTGTCTTCGACGTCGAGGTGGTGCCCGACGCGGCCAATCCGAACGTGCTGCGGGTCAAGGGCATGGTGGAGAAACCGAAGAAGGAAGATGCGCCGTCGCTGTTCGCCGCCGCCGGACGCTATGTTCTGGACCGGGCCATCTTCGACGCGCTGCGGCGGGTCGACCGCGGTGTCGGTGGCGAGATCCAGCTCACCGATGCGATCGCGTTGTTGATCGAGGAGGGGCATCCGGTGCATGTGGTGGTGCACCGCGGGTCCCGACACGACTTGGGAAATCCCGGCGGGTACCTCAAGGCTGCGGTTGACTTTGCGTTGGAACGCGACGACTACGGACCGGAGCTGCGGCGCTGGTTGGTCGAGCGATTGGACCTGGTCGAGAAATAG
- a CDS encoding MspA family porin produces the protein MKAFSRVLLAMVAAFAALFVGTGTSHAGLDNELSLVDGKDRTLTIQQWDTFLNGVFPLDRNRLTREWFHSGKAKYIVSGPGADDFEGTLELGYQIGFPWSLGVGINFSYTTPNILLDDATPSNPLQVITPNLFPGASISADLGNGPGIQEVATFSTDVSGANGAVAVSNAHGTVTGAAGGVLLRPFARLIAKEGDSVTTYGEPWNMN, from the coding sequence ATGAAGGCATTCAGTCGGGTGCTGCTCGCGATGGTGGCGGCTTTTGCCGCGCTGTTCGTGGGTACGGGCACTTCTCACGCGGGTCTGGACAACGAGTTGAGTCTCGTGGACGGCAAGGACCGGACCCTCACCATCCAGCAGTGGGACACGTTCCTCAATGGTGTGTTCCCGTTGGACCGCAACCGGCTGACCCGTGAGTGGTTCCACTCGGGTAAGGCCAAGTACATCGTCTCGGGCCCGGGCGCGGATGACTTCGAGGGCACGTTGGAGCTGGGTTACCAGATCGGCTTCCCGTGGTCGCTCGGTGTGGGTATCAACTTCAGCTACACCACGCCGAACATCCTGCTCGACGATGCGACGCCGTCGAACCCGCTGCAGGTGATCACGCCGAACCTGTTCCCGGGTGCGTCGATCAGCGCGGATCTGGGTAACGGCCCGGGTATCCAGGAAGTGGCGACCTTCTCCACCGATGTTTCGGGCGCCAATGGTGCGGTGGCGGTGTCGAATGCGCATGGCACGGTGACCGGTGCTGCCGGTGGTGTGCTGCTGCGTCCGTTCGCTCGGCTGATCGCCAAGGAGGGTGACTCGGTCACCACCTACGGCGAGCCCTGGAACATGAACTAG
- a CDS encoding MspA family porin produces the protein MKAFSRVLLAMVAAFAALFVGTGTSHAGLDNELSLVDGKDRTLTIQQWDTFLNGVFPLDRNRLTREWFHSGKAKYIVSGPGADDFEGTLELGYQIGFPWSLGVGINFSYTTPNILLDDATPSNPLQVITPNLFPGASISADLGNGPGIQEVATFSTDVSGANGAVAVSNAHGTVTGAAGGVLLRPFARLIAKEGDSVTTYGEPWNMN, from the coding sequence ATGAAGGCATTCAGTCGGGTGCTGCTCGCGATGGTGGCGGCTTTTGCCGCGCTGTTCGTGGGTACGGGCACTTCTCACGCGGGTCTGGACAACGAGTTGAGTCTCGTGGACGGCAAGGACCGGACCCTCACCATCCAGCAGTGGGACACGTTCCTCAATGGTGTGTTCCCGTTGGACCGCAACCGGCTGACCCGTGAGTGGTTCCACTCGGGTAAGGCCAAGTACATCGTCTCGGGCCCGGGCGCGGATGACTTCGAGGGCACGTTGGAGCTGGGTTACCAGATCGGCTTCCCGTGGTCGCTCGGTGTGGGTATCAACTTCAGCTACACCACGCCGAACATCCTGCTCGACGATGCGACGCCGTCGAACCCGCTGCAGGTGATCACGCCGAACCTGTTCCCGGGTGCGTCGATCAGCGCGGATCTGGGTAACGGCCCGGGTATCCAGGAAGTGGCGACCTTCTCCACCGATGTTTCGGGCGCCAATGGTGCGGTGGCGGTGTCGAATGCGCATGGCACGGTGACCGGTGCTGCCGGTGGTGTGCTGCTGCGTCCGTTCGCTCGGCTGATCGCCAAGGAGGGTGACTCGGTCACCACCTACGGCGAGCCCTGGAACATGAACTGA
- the mscL gene encoding large-conductance mechanosensitive channel protein MscL, with the protein MLKGFKEFLLRGNIIDLSVAVVIGTAFTALVTKFTESIITPLISRIGAGDSDYGILRVNIGGGQTIDFNLLLSAMINFVLVAGVVYFLIVLPYSKFRKEKEEVADAEVVLLTEIRDLLAGHPEGNPLDKA; encoded by the coding sequence ATGCTCAAAGGTTTCAAAGAGTTCCTGCTCCGCGGCAACATCATCGATCTGTCGGTGGCTGTCGTCATCGGCACCGCCTTCACTGCGCTGGTCACGAAGTTCACCGAGAGCATCATCACTCCGCTGATCAGCCGTATCGGCGCGGGTGATTCCGATTACGGCATCCTGCGCGTCAACATCGGCGGCGGGCAGACCATCGACTTCAACCTGCTGTTGTCGGCGATGATCAACTTCGTCCTCGTCGCGGGTGTCGTCTACTTCCTGATCGTGCTGCCCTACAGCAAGTTCCGTAAGGAGAAGGAAGAGGTCGCCGACGCCGAGGTGGTCCTGCTCACCGAGATCCGCGACCTGTTGGCCGGCCACCCAGAAGGCAATCCGCTCGACAAGGCGTAG
- a CDS encoding GNAT family N-acetyltransferase: MSRWRTSAVHPGWPIPVGPIRVRAGLVSLRPIRLRDGAQWSRLRLSDRAHLEPWEPSAEVSWEVRHALSSWPAVCSGLRGEARKGRMLPYVIELDGQFAGQITIGNVTHGALRSAWIGYWVAKEFTGAGVATAALALGLDHAFGPVMLHRVEATVRPENAPSRAVLARAGFREEGLLRRYLDVDGAWRDHLLVAITVEEVQGSVAAQLVRNGRASWT, from the coding sequence GTGAGCCGCTGGCGTACGAGTGCTGTCCATCCTGGATGGCCGATACCCGTAGGGCCCATCCGGGTGCGGGCCGGCCTGGTGAGCCTGCGCCCGATCCGGCTGCGCGACGGCGCTCAGTGGAGCCGCCTGCGCCTGTCCGACCGTGCCCACCTGGAGCCATGGGAGCCCAGTGCCGAGGTGAGCTGGGAAGTGCGCCATGCCCTTTCGTCGTGGCCGGCGGTGTGTTCGGGACTGCGTGGGGAGGCCCGTAAAGGTCGCATGCTGCCCTATGTCATCGAACTCGACGGGCAGTTCGCCGGGCAGATCACCATCGGCAATGTGACGCACGGCGCGCTGCGCTCGGCGTGGATCGGGTACTGGGTGGCCAAGGAGTTCACCGGCGCCGGGGTGGCGACGGCGGCGCTGGCGCTGGGGCTGGATCACGCCTTCGGCCCGGTGATGCTGCATCGGGTGGAGGCGACGGTGCGACCGGAGAACGCGCCCAGCCGCGCGGTACTGGCCAGGGCCGGTTTCCGTGAGGAGGGCCTGCTGCGGCGCTATCTCGATGTGGACGGGGCGTGGCGGGACCATCTGCTGGTGGCGATCACCGTCGAAGAGGTGCAGGGTTCGGTGGCCGCCCAGCTGGTCCGCAACGGCCGGGCCAGTTGGACCTAG
- a CDS encoding FmdB family zinc ribbon protein: MPTYSYACTECDNRFDAVQAFSDDALTTCPQCSGRLRKLFGKVGVVFKGSGFYRNDSRDASKSSSGSTTSSAKSDSSSTSSSSDSSSTSSSGSGTSSSTSSSSSSGSSAPAAAASS, translated from the coding sequence GTGCCTACCTATTCCTATGCGTGTACCGAATGCGACAACCGCTTCGATGCCGTACAGGCGTTCAGCGACGATGCGTTGACCACCTGTCCCCAGTGCTCCGGCCGCCTGCGCAAGCTGTTCGGCAAGGTGGGAGTGGTGTTCAAGGGCAGCGGTTTCTACCGCAACGACAGCCGCGATGCTTCGAAGTCGTCCAGCGGCAGCACGACGTCGTCGGCCAAGAGCGACAGCTCGTCGACCTCGTCCTCGTCGGATTCGTCGAGCACGTCCTCGTCGGGGTCCGGCACCTCGTCATCGACATCGTCGAGCTCCAGTTCGGGCAGCTCAGCACCGGCTGCGGCCGCGTCCAGCTAG